One Zymoseptoria tritici IPO323 chromosome 3, whole genome shotgun sequence genomic region harbors:
- a CDS encoding 40S ribosomal protein S24, translating to MSDSQVTLRTRKFIRNPLLGRKQMVVDVLHPSRANVSKDELREKLGQLYKTSKDQVSVFGFRTQFGGGKSTGFALLYDSAEAMKKFEPHYRLVRYGQATKIEKASRQQRKQRKNRGKETRGTAKTKAASKDKKK from the exons ATGTCGGACTCCCAGGTGACGCTTCGCACGCGCAAGTTCATCCGCAACCCACTGCTGGGACGCAAGCAGATGGTCGT TGACGTTCTCCACCCATCCCGCGCAAATGTCTCCAAGGACGAGCTCCGTGAGAAGCTCGGCCAGCTCTACAAGACCTCCAAGGACCAGGTCTCCGTCTTCGGATTCCGAACACAGTTCGGTGGCGGCAAGAGCACCGGTTTCGCCCTCCTTTACGACTCCGCCGAGGCGATGAAGAAGTTCGAGCCCCACTACAGACTTGTGCGATACGGACAGGCGACCAAGATTGAGAAGGCCAGCAGACAGCAAC GCAAGCAGAGGAAGAACCGCGGCAAGGAGACCCGCGGAACCGCCAAGACCAAGGCCGCcagcaaggacaagaagaaatAA
- the KSD2 gene encoding ketoacyl synthase domain-containing protein (ketoacyl synthase domain similar to those found in polyketide synthase genes involved in secondary metabolite biosynthesis) has product MRRVVVTGLGAITPLAAGIKQTWRRLLDSHSGIVSTSTKGSPFDTLPSRVAGLVPLGSRESGKWQAKDWLHASDERQMALFAQYAIASAQEALDDAGWHPTEQADLEATGVTIGSGIGNLDEAYNTSIAFHEHGYRKVSPLFVPRLLINLAAGHISIRYGFQGPNHAATTACTTGIHAIGDASRLIAFGDANVMVAGGAESCIHPLAIAGFARARSLATEWNDDPKASSRPFDRHRAGFVIGEGAGVVVLEELEHAKARKADIYAEIKGYGLSSDAYHMTAPKEDGAGAFLAMRQALKHAQLKPGQIDYINAHATSTRLGDAAENNAIKRLLLGEGGKEKASEINVSSTKGAVGHLLGAAGAVEAIFTMLAVHHNVLPPTLNLDNPGDPPEDYDCNYVPGVAQQHTVNAALTNSFGFGGTNASLCIAKYE; this is encoded by the exons ATGCGAAGGGTAGTCGTCACCGGTCTCGGAGCCATCACTCCGCTCGCCGCCGGCATCAAACAGACATGGCGTCGACTTTTGGATTCTCACAGCGGCATCGTCTCGACTTCCACCAAGGGATCTCCGTTCGATACACTCCCCAGTCGCGTTGCCGGTCTGGTCCCTCTCGGCAGTCGCGAAAGTGGAAAATGGCAAGCGAAAGACTGGCTGCACGCAAGCGATGAACGGCAGATGGCGTTGTTCGCGCAGTATGCCATTGCATCCGCTCAAGAAGCATTAGATGATGCGGGATGGCATCCCACAGAACAGGCAGATCTTGAAGCAACGGGCGTCACCATCGGATCTGGAATTGGCAATCTAGATGAAGCCTACAACACTTCCATCGCCTTTCACGAACACGGCTATCGAAAAGTGTCGCCGTTGTTCGTCCCGAGACTCCTCATCAATCTTGCGGCCGGGCATATTTCCATCAGATATGGCTTTCAGGGCCCGAACCATGCGGCAACAACGGCCTGTACGACTGGAATCCATGCGATTGGAGATGCTTCGAGATTGATTGCTTTCGGTGATGCGAACGTCATGGTGGCAGGTGGAGCGGAGTCGTGTATTCATCCACTGGCTATTGCAGGATTTGCTCGAGCGAGAAGTCTGGCGACGGAATGGAATGATGATCCGAAGGCTTCGTCGAGGCCATTTGATCGACATCGAGCAGGTTTTGTTATTGGAGAGGGTGCAGGTGTGGTGGTGCTTGAG GAACTTGAACACGCCAAAGCTCGCAAAGCCGACATCTACGCCGAAATCAAGGGTTACGGTCTCTCCTCGGACGCCTACCACATGACTGCTCCGAAAGAAGATGGCGCAGGCGCATTTCTCGCCATGCGACAAGCGCTGAAGCACGCCCAGCTGAAGCCAGGTCAAATCGATTACATCAACGCCCATGCCACTTCCACCCGGCTAGGAGATGCCGCAGAGAACAACGCCATCAAGAGGCTTCTGCTCGGCGAAGGGGGCAAGGAGAAGGCGTCCGAGATCAATGTCAGCAGCACGAAAGGCGCGGTTGGACATCTTCTCGGTGCGGCGGGTGCAGTGGAAGCCATTTTCACCATGCTGGCAGTACATCAT AACGTCCTACCGCCGACTCTCAACCTCGACAATCCTGGCGATCCACCCGAGGACTACGATTGCAACTACGTCCCAGGCGTAGCACAACAACACACTGTCAACGCTGCTTTGACCAACAGTTTTGGATTTGGCGGGACGAACGCTAGTCTCTGCATTGCAAAGTATGAGTGA